One part of the Coleofasciculus chthonoplastes PCC 7420 genome encodes these proteins:
- a CDS encoding AAA family ATPase, which produces MALDTQEIRRLFNAGIATVAINSPTSCELAVTDKIASDIADLAGNRPFEFYIWDLAKGLQKVEPTTRNSQITGFKKSPAANYKAQGHPVEALLKHIEAECQSSSPNRTLFLIKDLYPFVGGINPNPVLVRLAIDSWTAAKRSPNRIIILHDNLITPRAFEDLVVDLENPLPSEVETETILSYRIQALQKSARGQSVEFPVELDAKNHKRLVRALLGMTQEAADDIIQYCAVTHGRLDETTIEVVNQLKTRKYAIRGIEYAPAPDVEVQGLPFLKEWATTITPLLEPEAQELYNIPFPKGALIVGVGGTGKSLSVKCFAKEWGLPVIVLDTGKLMTKDLGGSESNLRDAIAAAESMAPCILFIDEMDKMFPGSSGNETDGGTSQRMFGYFLKWFQERSASVFVAATANRPWGFKPELLRRFSRVWYVPLPNTEAREQIWRVQLQYYKLSLSQADISRLAIASAGFTGAEIRNITESCASIAYAQQRPTQVTTEELLRQGSIKPPQFINSQELEALEEWVRSGQAHWAAPDPRTSTHPEVTDRQVSWERNIIFPDSSDFN; this is translated from the coding sequence ATGGCACTGGACACTCAAGAAATCCGGCGACTGTTCAATGCCGGAATTGCCACCGTTGCGATTAATAGTCCCACCAGTTGCGAATTAGCGGTCACGGATAAAATTGCCAGTGACATTGCTGATTTGGCAGGAAATAGACCCTTTGAGTTCTACATCTGGGATTTAGCCAAAGGGCTTCAGAAAGTTGAACCAACAACCAGAAATAGTCAAATTACAGGCTTCAAAAAGTCTCCGGCGGCTAACTATAAAGCCCAAGGACATCCTGTTGAAGCATTACTCAAACATATCGAAGCCGAATGTCAGTCTTCCTCCCCCAATCGGACTCTGTTTCTGATTAAAGACTTGTACCCCTTTGTCGGTGGGATTAATCCCAATCCCGTTCTCGTGCGACTGGCGATCGATTCTTGGACGGCTGCCAAGCGATCGCCTAACCGAATTATCATCCTACATGACAACCTCATCACCCCAAGAGCCTTTGAAGATTTAGTGGTCGATTTGGAAAATCCCCTTCCCTCTGAGGTGGAAACGGAAACTATTCTGTCCTACCGAATTCAAGCACTGCAAAAAAGTGCCAGAGGGCAAAGCGTGGAGTTTCCGGTTGAACTGGACGCCAAAAACCATAAGCGATTGGTTCGCGCCCTCCTGGGAATGACACAAGAGGCGGCTGATGATATTATTCAGTACTGCGCCGTCACCCATGGACGCCTGGATGAAACGACTATTGAGGTGGTCAACCAACTCAAAACCCGGAAGTATGCAATCCGGGGAATTGAATACGCCCCTGCGCCGGATGTGGAAGTTCAGGGATTGCCCTTTCTCAAAGAATGGGCGACAACAATTACACCCTTGCTAGAACCCGAAGCCCAAGAACTTTATAACATCCCATTCCCCAAAGGAGCATTAATTGTCGGCGTTGGGGGTACAGGTAAAAGTCTTTCGGTGAAGTGTTTTGCCAAAGAATGGGGATTGCCTGTGATTGTACTGGATACAGGCAAGCTGATGACCAAGGATTTGGGTGGATCTGAATCCAATCTCAGAGACGCGATCGCGGCGGCTGAGAGTATGGCACCGTGCATTTTATTTATTGACGAGATGGATAAGATGTTTCCGGGTAGTAGTGGGAATGAAACTGATGGCGGTACAAGTCAGCGGATGTTCGGCTATTTCCTAAAATGGTTCCAAGAACGAAGTGCATCCGTCTTTGTTGCGGCAACAGCTAACCGCCCCTGGGGATTTAAGCCGGAACTGCTGAGGCGCTTCTCCCGCGTCTGGTATGTCCCCTTACCCAATACTGAAGCCAGAGAACAAATCTGGAGAGTCCAACTCCAGTACTACAAACTTTCTCTGAGTCAAGCGGATATTTCTCGATTAGCGATCGCCTCGGCGGGATTCACGGGTGCTGAGATTCGGAATATCACTGAATCCTGTGCCAGTATTGCTTACGCCCAGCAGCGTCCTACTCAGGTAACTACGGAAGAACTGCTCCGCCAAGGGAGCATCAAACCCCCACAGTTTATTAACTCTCAAGAACTCGAAGCTTTAGAAGAGTGGGTGCGTTCTGGACAAGCTCATTGGGCGGCACCTGACCCGCGAACGAGTACCCATCCAGAAGTTACGGATCGTCAGGTTTCTTGGGAGCGAAATATCATTTTTCCCGATTCATCTGACTTTAATTAA
- a CDS encoding WGR domain-containing protein → MNSESSTLDFTALAFNLTNIKRTLMIDKSLAITHKSLIKVDPQTNANKFWQAWLMPDGNLYVEYGRVNYSARSHVYPCSSVTVAEQKLAYLLSSKLSKGYQEAIVESNNLQQLDWSYFGDNAKTFQEKLAQITSLADKIADHTSLNFDAIQGVFTSQLGIISPQTIRQAIPALQQVSLHLANPQSRQFNHAVADYLTLIPLTVGMKLDARSLLGNPEKIATQRRVLSQLEKALDLISQLRQEMLNEAVKSPKNSTELDRAWWISWGVFLVDPPKKPSQTAEDFRSTHICWTNKGC, encoded by the coding sequence ATGAACTCTGAATCATCAACATTAGACTTCACCGCCCTGGCGTTCAATTTAACTAATATTAAACGCACCCTCATGATTGACAAAAGTCTCGCCATTACTCACAAATCCTTAATCAAAGTAGACCCACAGACCAATGCCAACAAATTTTGGCAAGCTTGGCTAATGCCCGATGGCAATTTGTACGTCGAGTATGGACGAGTTAATTATTCAGCCAGAAGCCATGTTTACCCTTGTAGCTCTGTAACGGTTGCTGAGCAGAAACTCGCCTATCTCCTTAGTAGTAAGCTCAGCAAAGGCTATCAAGAAGCTATCGTTGAATCCAATAATTTACAACAATTAGACTGGAGTTATTTTGGAGATAATGCTAAAACATTCCAAGAAAAACTGGCTCAAATTACTTCATTAGCAGATAAAATTGCTGACCATACCTCCCTTAATTTTGATGCCATCCAAGGTGTATTTACATCACAACTCGGTATCATTTCTCCTCAGACTATACGCCAAGCAATCCCAGCACTCCAACAAGTCTCGCTTCACCTAGCTAACCCCCAATCTCGTCAATTTAATCATGCCGTTGCCGACTATCTCACTCTTATTCCTCTAACCGTAGGGATGAAGCTAGATGCACGTTCCCTACTGGGAAATCCCGAAAAGATTGCAACTCAACGAAGAGTTTTATCCCAACTAGAAAAGGCACTTGATTTAATCAGCCAACTCCGTCAAGAAATGCTAAACGAAGCAGTTAAATCCCCTAAGAACTCTACAGAGCTTGACCGAGCTTGGTGGATCTCTTGGGGAGTCTTTCTCGTTGACCCTCCTAAAAAGCCTTCTCAAACAGCAGAAGATTTCCGCTCTACACACATCTGTTGGACAAATAAAGGCTGCTAG
- a CDS encoding DUF2997 domain-containing protein, with protein sequence MMNSPTQIQITLKAGQPLKVEVLNAQGSTCTKLTQALDKLGTASTTLKPEYYQDSSVTLTDHINIGE encoded by the coding sequence ATGATGAACTCCCCAACTCAAATTCAAATCACTCTCAAAGCCGGACAACCTCTGAAAGTGGAAGTTCTTAATGCCCAAGGTTCGACTTGTACAAAACTCACACAGGCTTTGGATAAATTAGGAACTGCCTCCACAACCCTTAAACCGGAATACTACCAAGACTCCTCTGTTACCCTCACCGACCACATCAATATTGGAGAATAA
- a CDS encoding DUF6884 domain-containing protein, with protein sequence MNTPRFFAAFGKGDFIKYQGKRLGFWDVIGSGITPYGYIYSLAYQHAVFPDPTIPLFGDCGAWTYRKQDTPTLFQDIVDAQWAIRSYQKRLHPNQETYVTAPDHILFANLSRCQREARREFNWINAHNFFKLAKTQLPHTTPVAVAHGLSISERIRAALDLVELGYKLIGLGGLATIGNVSHALTIIQTVANQLPRSTSLHIFGLCAPRYAKAFAQLPRVYSFDGSTHIREAFQGNFLQTVEDKLVRHRTEKERITIPLCHCYPCRHLKKLGIEPRCCNTRPNNLGRVVHNLKSLVTAQRNAQTNRQILLIAGVAKKLNYKAPAIELYCSPLFKATRRYADATANEFYLLSALHGVVHPQQILEPYECNPYKLSPFQRRAWCNKVINQLRAIAPLGAEFVILGGRQYYAGIIEPLEAAQLYTVTIPLAGLAIGRKLHWLKVNTPSFRQLSLGL encoded by the coding sequence ATGAATACTCCTCGTTTTTTTGCGGCATTTGGTAAGGGAGACTTCATCAAATACCAAGGCAAACGTTTGGGGTTTTGGGACGTAATCGGATCTGGGATTACCCCCTACGGCTATATATATTCCTTAGCTTATCAGCACGCCGTATTTCCCGATCCTACTATTCCCTTATTCGGCGATTGTGGTGCGTGGACTTATCGAAAGCAAGACACTCCAACTCTTTTCCAAGACATTGTTGATGCACAATGGGCGATTCGCTCTTACCAAAAACGTTTACACCCCAACCAGGAAACCTATGTCACTGCACCCGACCATATTTTATTCGCCAATCTCAGCCGCTGCCAACGCGAAGCCAGAAGGGAATTTAACTGGATTAACGCCCATAACTTCTTCAAACTTGCCAAAACCCAGTTGCCTCATACAACTCCTGTCGCTGTTGCTCATGGATTATCGATTTCTGAAAGAATCCGCGCCGCCTTGGACTTGGTTGAACTAGGCTACAAGCTAATCGGATTGGGGGGACTCGCTACTATTGGCAACGTCTCCCACGCCCTAACTATTATTCAAACCGTTGCTAACCAACTCCCCCGTTCGACTTCCCTGCACATCTTCGGACTATGCGCCCCACGCTATGCTAAAGCCTTTGCCCAACTTCCAAGGGTGTACTCATTTGATGGCTCAACCCATATCAGAGAAGCTTTTCAGGGTAATTTCCTGCAAACGGTTGAGGACAAACTCGTCAGACACCGCACTGAAAAAGAAAGAATTACTATTCCCCTGTGCCACTGCTATCCCTGTCGCCACCTTAAGAAATTGGGAATCGAACCCCGCTGTTGCAACACGAGACCTAATAACTTGGGGCGAGTTGTACATAATCTCAAAAGTCTGGTAACTGCTCAAAGAAACGCCCAGACGAACCGTCAGATCTTACTGATTGCTGGGGTGGCGAAAAAGCTCAACTATAAAGCACCTGCTATTGAACTGTATTGCTCACCGCTATTCAAGGCAACCCGACGTTACGCCGATGCTACAGCCAATGAATTTTATCTGCTCAGCGCCCTCCACGGTGTTGTACATCCACAGCAAATTCTTGAACCCTACGAGTGCAATCCCTACAAACTAAGCCCTTTTCAACGACGCGCTTGGTGCAACAAGGTGATCAATCAACTGAGAGCGATCGCACCCTTGGGCGCTGAGTTTGTCATTTTAGGGGGACGCCAATATTACGCAGGCATTATTGAACCGTTAGAAGCTGCCCAACTCTACACCGTTACTATCCCACTCGCTGGTCTCGCCATTGGCAGGAAACTGCACTGGCTTAAGGTTAACACACCTTCATTTCGGCAGCTTTCCTTAGGACTTTAG
- a CDS encoding Mov34/MPN/PAD-1 family protein, with protein MNNTITLPPLVQYLTAQSDKLPPIHAQMVEYVIAGNGVFKRGKRVGLEVMIPMAECPIVGLAPIQPYFHLDYPKVPEQLFTEMLVRSQEAYPNEILFYLYGLNGQWQLDIPAQTATPTSVQPVLGASYHNTLIEVHSHPTLSADFSSTDDADETGFRIFGVLGTLFSQPTFRLRVGLYGDFWHIPAHWIFQMPQLILDRTTEKQ; from the coding sequence ATGAATAACACCATCACTCTACCACCTTTGGTGCAGTATCTGACTGCCCAATCAGATAAACTACCGCCTATCCACGCTCAGATGGTTGAGTACGTGATAGCTGGTAATGGAGTCTTTAAAAGAGGCAAGCGAGTTGGCTTAGAAGTAATGATTCCCATGGCTGAATGTCCAATCGTGGGACTTGCGCCAATTCAACCGTACTTTCATCTAGATTACCCCAAAGTACCTGAACAATTATTCACAGAAATGCTCGTGCGCTCTCAAGAAGCCTATCCGAATGAAATTCTGTTTTATCTGTACGGGTTGAATGGGCAATGGCAACTGGATATCCCGGCTCAAACGGCTACTCCGACCTCGGTTCAACCTGTACTCGGAGCATCTTACCACAATACTTTGATTGAGGTTCACTCTCACCCGACTCTAAGTGCTGATTTCTCCTCGACAGACGACGCTGATGAGACGGGATTTCGGATTTTTGGAGTCTTGGGGACTCTCTTTTCCCAGCCGACGTTTCGGCTGCGAGTTGGGTTATATGGTGACTTTTGGCATATCCCAGCTCATTGGATATTTCAAATGCCTCAGCTAATTTTGGATAGAACGACTGAGAAACAATAA
- a CDS encoding ThiF family adenylyltransferase, protein MIDSEYSQALPVIVGDYRYVEFVLVGCGGTGGFLSPSLARLILALNQGGKRAFATFVDPDSIEAKNIPRQNFVQAEMGFNKAQVLARRYSLAYGLEIRAIASSFEVEMVKPEWGKLTVVIGAVDNGAARTEIAKTLDVNQNYQVPKVWWLDCGNQGNGIPAGQVLLGSTHSLTLQNAFNHPDTPNFCINLPSPSVVAPTLLTPEKEALQSSHLSCAEMARLNQQALFINQRVAAEAIEMLAQLTLSRGLKRFATYFHAGVGSSRSVYSSPNTLVNFFKES, encoded by the coding sequence ATGATAGATTCAGAATACAGCCAAGCCCTACCTGTAATAGTAGGAGATTATCGGTATGTAGAATTTGTCCTTGTCGGATGTGGCGGAACGGGTGGGTTTCTATCTCCCAGCCTCGCTCGTTTAATTCTCGCCCTTAACCAAGGGGGAAAGAGGGCTTTTGCTACTTTCGTTGACCCTGATAGTATAGAGGCAAAAAATATACCCCGGCAAAACTTCGTCCAAGCTGAGATGGGGTTCAATAAAGCTCAAGTGTTGGCTCGGCGGTACAGTCTGGCTTATGGACTGGAAATTCGGGCAATTGCTTCTTCGTTTGAAGTGGAAATGGTTAAGCCAGAATGGGGGAAACTGACTGTTGTTATCGGAGCCGTGGACAATGGGGCGGCACGAACTGAAATTGCCAAAACTTTGGATGTTAATCAAAATTATCAAGTCCCCAAAGTTTGGTGGCTCGATTGTGGCAATCAGGGGAACGGGATACCAGCGGGTCAAGTGTTGTTGGGTTCTACCCATTCTCTGACGCTTCAAAATGCTTTTAATCACCCCGATACGCCCAATTTTTGCATCAACCTCCCGTCTCCTAGTGTAGTAGCGCCGACCTTATTAACGCCTGAAAAAGAAGCCCTGCAATCAAGTCATTTATCTTGTGCGGAGATGGCTAGGTTAAACCAACAAGCTCTGTTCATTAATCAACGAGTTGCCGCTGAAGCGATAGAGATGTTGGCACAACTAACTCTTAGTAGGGGACTGAAGCGTTTTGCTACCTATTTTCATGCCGGAGTTGGTAGCAGCCGTTCTGTGTACAGTTCGCCTAATACGCTGGTCAATTTTTTTAAGGAAAGTTAA